The Bacteroidota bacterium genome has a segment encoding these proteins:
- a CDS encoding NAD-dependent epimerase/dehydratase family protein has translation MKEDTILVTGACGQIGSELVYELRKTYKNVIASDLRDATGELAAGGEFIRLDVLYKNGLMDCVKRFNIKQVYHLAAVLSATGEKNPEMAWRINMKGLRNVLDTCVEGGVKKLFFPSTIAVFGPSSPKTNTPQYTCMEPNTIYGISKLAGERWCDWYFQKRGLDVRSIRYPGLISYKTKAGGGTTDYAVDIFFEAVEKKQYECFLKEDTTLPMMYMPDAIRGTIAIMEAPAEKITVRSGYNFAGFSFAPKDVAAEIKKIIPDFKVTYQPDFRQPIAESWPQSIDDAVAQKDWGWKPEYTLASMTRDMLQNIEAMQHQEV, from the coding sequence ATGAAAGAAGACACCATCCTCGTCACCGGCGCCTGTGGGCAGATCGGCTCCGAATTAGTATATGAACTGCGCAAGACGTACAAAAACGTCATCGCCTCCGACCTCCGCGATGCTACTGGCGAACTGGCTGCAGGCGGTGAATTCATCCGCCTCGATGTTCTTTATAAAAACGGACTGATGGACTGCGTCAAGCGCTTCAACATCAAACAGGTGTATCACCTTGCCGCCGTGCTTTCTGCCACCGGCGAAAAGAACCCCGAGATGGCATGGCGTATCAACATGAAAGGCCTCCGCAACGTGCTCGACACCTGCGTGGAAGGCGGAGTTAAAAAACTATTTTTCCCCTCCACCATTGCCGTTTTCGGCCCCAGTTCGCCCAAGACCAACACCCCGCAGTACACTTGCATGGAGCCCAACACCATCTATGGCATTTCCAAACTCGCGGGTGAGCGCTGGTGCGATTGGTACTTCCAAAAACGCGGCCTCGACGTCCGCTCCATTCGCTATCCCGGCCTCATCAGCTATAAAACCAAAGCCGGTGGCGGCACCACCGACTATGCCGTGGACATTTTCTTCGAAGCGGTAGAGAAAAAACAATACGAATGCTTCCTCAAAGAAGACACCACCCTACCCATGATGTACATGCCCGACGCCATTCGCGGAACCATCGCCATCATGGAAGCCCCTGCCGAAAAAATTACTGTCCGCTCTGGCTACAACTTCGCGGGCTTCAGCTTTGCACCCAAAGACGTAGCTGCCGAAATCAAGAAAATAATTCCAGACTTCAAGGTCACCTACCAACCCGACTTCCGCCAACCCATCGCCGAAAGCTGGCCTCAAAGTATTGACGATGCCGTGGCGCAAAAAGACTGGGGCTGGAAACCCGAATACACCCTTGCCTCCATGACTCGCGACATGCTTCAAAATATCGAAGCCATGCAACATCAGGAGGTTTAA